From the genome of Triticum aestivum cultivar Chinese Spring chromosome 3B, IWGSC CS RefSeq v2.1, whole genome shotgun sequence, one region includes:
- the LOC123071603 gene encoding glycosyltransferase BC10 — translation MKGGVVDDLRVMFTRKESSTCLARSVMFLVIFAVGVIAGLWTATGPRTQYTRTINNIVFPSSSTTTVYAEAGFAEFVAPTRLMHDMTDEQLFWRASMVPVAAEYPFKRVPKVAFMFLTGRGELPLAPLWERFFRGNEDRFSVYVHAPPGMTVNVSTNSPFYGRQIPSQETAWGSISLMDAEKRLLANALLDFSNERFVLLSESCIPLHSFRAVYDYLIGSRHSFVEVYFQQTKQCQGRYSRRMAPAITLQQWRKGSQWFELSRDLAISVLADTKYYPLFRRHCRPSCYPDEHYLPTTVSMLHGARNANRTVTYVDWSKGGAHPAKHTAENVTAAAIQGIRRRRWRNDRPCYYNQRPTSMCFLFARKFAPDTLGPLLNMSSAVMGY, via the exons ATGAAGGGCGGGGTCGTCGACGACTTGAGGGTTATGTTCACGAGGAAGGAGTCCTCCACCTGCCTCGCCAGGTCAGTGATGTTCCTCGTGATCTTCGCGGTCGGCGTGATCGCCGGCCTCTGGACGGCCACCGGGCCGCGCACCCAGTACACCAGGACCATCAACAACATCGTCTTCCccagcagcagcaccaccaccgtGTACGCCGAGGCCGGCTTCGCGGAGTTCGTGGCCCCGACGCGGCTCATGCACGACATGACGGACGAGCAACTCTTCTGGCGCGCCTCCATGGTGCCGGTGGCCGCCGAGTACCCGTTCAAGCGCGTGCCCAAGGTGGCCTTCATGTTCCTCACCGGCCGCGGCGAGCTGCCGCTCGCCCCGCTCTGGGAGCGCTTCTTCCGGGGCAATGAGGACCGCTTCTCCGTCTACGTCCACGCGCCGCCGGGGATGACGGTGAACGTCTCCACCAACTCGCCCTTCTACGGCCGCCAAATCCCAAGCCAG GAGACGGCGTGGGGATCGATATCGCTGATGGACGCGGAGAAGCGGCTGCTGGCGAACGCGCTGCTGGACTTCTCCAACGAGCGCTTCGTGCTGCTCTCGGAGAGCTGCATCCCGCTGCACAGCTTCCGGGCGGTCTACGACTACCTCATCGGCTCACGGCACAGCTTCGTGGAGGTCTACTTCCAGCAGACGAAGCAGTGCCAGGGCCGGTACAGCCGCCGCATGGCGCCGGCGATCACGCTGCAGCAGTGGAGGAAAGGCTCCCAGTGGTTCGAGCTGAGCCGCGACCTGGCCATCAGCGTCCTCGCCGACACCAAGTACTACCCGCTCTTCAGGCGGCACTGCCGGCCGTCGTGCTACCCGGACGAGCACTACCTCCCGACCACCGTGAGCATGCTGCACGGCGCGCGGAACGCCAACCGCACGGTGACGTACGTCGACTGGTCCAAGGGCGGCGCCCACCCGGCCAAGCACACGGCCGAGAACGTGACGGCGGCGGCGATCCAGGGCatcaggaggaggaggtggaggaacgaCAGGCCCTGCTATTACAACCAGAGGCCGACGTCGATGTGCTTCCTGTTCGCCAGGAAGTTCGCGCCCGACACGCTCGGGCCCCTGCTCAACATGTCGTCGGCGGTCATGGGGTACTAG